The region CTATGATTTAGTTTACTATATCATATATTGATAACTATTGTGGTCAAATATATCCACAATAATCTATGAATTACTTAAAAATGCCTCAGCCTAACATTTGCGGTCAGACTGAAGCATTTATTCACATCATTGTATTAAATACAAACATAGGTGATTTACTTTGCAACAGCGCTTATTATGCCTCTACAGTCTCAGTTGCTTCTTCAGCTACATCTGTAGAATCTGTTAACTGTACGCCCTGGTTTGCTTCAATAACAGCGTCTGCCATCTTAGCTACGATTAATTTAACGGCTCTGATTGCATCGTCATTACCTGGGATTACATGATCAAGTTCTTCTGGATCACAGTTAGTATCAGCAATACCGATTAGCTTAACACCAAGATTATGTGCTTCTTGAATACAGATTCTTTCTTTCTTAGGGTCAACAACGAAGATTGCTTCTGGAACTTCCTTCATATCCTTGATACCACCAAGGTTCTTCTCAAGTTTCTCCCATTCCTTCTTTAATTCGATAACTTCCTTCTTAGGAAGAACTTCGAATGTACCATCGTTAGCCATTGTCTCGATCTCTTTTAATCTCTTGATTCTGGACTGGATAGTCTTGAAGTTAGTGAGCATACCACCTAACCATCTCTCGTTTACATAGTACATTCCACAACGCTCAGCTTCAGATTTAACGGAATCCTGTGCCTGCTTCTTAGTACCAACGAAAAGTACCTTTCCACCGTTTGCTACTACATCTTTGATTGCATAGTAAGCTTCGTCTACTTTACCTACAGATTTCTGTAAGTCGATGATGTAGATACCATTTCTTTCTGTGTAGATGTACTCTGCCATCTTAGGGTTCCATCTTCTTGTCTGGTGACCAAAGTGAACACCTGCTTCAAGTAATTGTTTCATTGAAATAACGCTCATGTTTTTTCCTCCATTTTGGTTTTTGCTTCCGCACAAGCTATATTCTTAGCAGACCTAATTGAATAATCAGGCACCATGCATCGAACTTGTACGTGATTTTTGCTCTAACATTATATCACGAGAAAATATATAAAGCAAGACTTTTGAAAAAAATCCTTAAAACTTTTGAATTAATATTGAAAAAAATTCCATAAAAAATGATATAAAAAGTTTTATATCTGTCTAAAAAGGAATTTCTTTCTTAATATCGTGGTTTTATTGTAATAAGGCCTGCAATATCTTCATAGCTTGCACCAACTGGTATCTCATAGCGATTGGTACGAATCTTGCCAGCATAACCATTCTTAATTAAATAACTATCAAATTCTTTTGCATCTTCAACTAAGCCTAAGGTTTTACATAAATCAGCAACATGATGAGAGAACATTCCTGATTTTATAACTAAGGTTATTGTCTCCACAGAATCATTATCCGTACTCTCTTCACTCTTTGAGGCATTACTATCAACGGATGAATTTTGATTATCAGCGGAAGAGTTTTTATCCACTGTAGAACCATTATTGTCTAAGGAAGACTCATTATCCTTCTTTGATTCATCTGAATCTAAAGAATTCTCATCGCCCTTCTTCGTATCATTGATAGCATCCAAGCTTTCCACTCCACTCCCATCGATTCCTGGGGTAATGGATGGTATATTATCCTTATCATTTGTACCATCTTGCGTGGCATTTGCCGAATGATTAGCATCTTCGTTTTTTCCATCAGGTACTATGGTTGGCGTAGGGTTTAGTCCAGATAAATCAACTGTTCTCTTCTCTTCCATACCAAGCTCTTTTGCTGCTTTTATTATTTGTTCGTCCGTCATTTGTGGTTTTCCATTACCCACAATAAAAAATACCATTGTTGAGAATAAGATGCCTACTCCTATTCCCCTCATGTAATATTTTAATTTCATCTTATCTCCATTTCTAGGCATGTATTCTATACATAAACAAGAAAAAGTACGCATTGCGAACTTTTCCTTGTCATAAATAATGATAGTAAGTTTTTATCTTATAAAATGTAATCTTTTTAAAATGCAATCTTTCCTTTTCTCTTCATTTTAATTTACATACATTAGTTTGTATACATTAGTTTGCATACAAATCTAGTACAAGTTTCACTTCCCCTTGTCCTAATCCTAACTGTTTCGATATATCACGGATGGAATATTGCTTCTTATAGAGATTAATAATTTCATCCTTGTGCTTTTTAACTAAGAGGTTAGTATCTGTCCTTTCAGACTTCTTTGCGCTCTTTTCCATATGGACAAAATCCATTGATTCTGCTTCCTCAAGAGCTTTCAGTTTCTCTTCTGCGCTCTCAAAGTGTTCCTCACTATTCGTAGTTACTGTGGTTATCTTATCCCTTTCAGCCATGAGTATTGAGAGTTTATCAAGCAATTCCTTAACATCCTTACGTACTGTTTCCATCTTTGAGAATGTTGATTTCAGTTCTTCTTCTTTCTCATTTAGCATCTGAAATAAGAAGACAACTTCACTATTGTTTATTTCTATCTTTTCAAGAACCCCTGTAGAAAACTCATTAACCGCCATAATTTTTTCATTCGATAACTGATTTAACTTATCTTCAGCATCGAAGATGCGATCGCTCATTTCTTGTTCGATTACTGCTTGCACCTGTCTTCTTATTTTATTCTTCTCTTCTTCACTTAGTTCATAATTTAAATTATCACCGAGACTAGAAGACTGTCCTTTTCCTGCTTTTGGTCGTTCGACAAGTAAGAAACTTAGAAAAATAAAAGCCAATCCGACAATCAGTAATATTATTTGTGGTGTACTCATAGTTACTTATGTTCCCCTTTATATTCTGATATCAATTCCTCTATGTGGTTCATTCTCATTCTTTCCTAGACCGTCATCCTTTTTCTTATCTTTTTTCTTTTGTTTATTTTGTTGTCCAAAAAATGAGTTGTTCCCTTTTTCTTTTGCATCATATCGATATTCCGGATTGTCACTTTTCGTTGTTGCTGTTGTTTGTTCACTTTGATGTTTAATTTCATCTTTAAACTTACCTGCAAAAGCTATTTGCTCGTTCAATGGCCTTTGATTCTCAACACTTTTTACGAATGATGCTTCTTGTGACTTTGTTGGTATCGATATCATTTCTATTGGTGTTATTGGCATATAGACACCCCCTTTAAAGAAAATGGCTTAGTATGGACCTACCTTAATATCGGCACGATCTCGTACCAAACTGCAATGAACAGTTTCATTACGAACATAATATACCACATTTGAGATTACTACCTTACATCCAGGATATATCGTATCGCTTATCCTAATACAACCACTCTCATTATCATCCATAAATGACTGAAGCTCTTCCATACGTGCAATCGCTTCCGCTTTATTTTTCTCAAGTGCATCCTTATTTACCGACATTGCTTTAATCATTAATTTCTTATCTGCTGGTAAATTTTCTCCACCTTTAAATTTCTTTAGATATAATAATAGGTTCTGAGTAAGTTGTTCCAATTCCTTATTCATATTCGGCAGCTCTTTTTCAATACGACGATACTCTTCAATTATGGTAGGATCTACTCCAACCTCAAGTAAAGTATTCGTTCCCATCGTGGAACCAGCTGTTTTGGCATGAATCATTGTACCAGAACGGATTTCACCTCCTGTGATTAACCCTTTCTTGCCACCAACAATTACATCACCTCTTGCAGAAACGCGACTGTGTAACAACGTTTCTGAAGTTAAATAGCCACCGGTACGAACCTCTGCATTCTCAATAAATTTACTGACTATATTACCCGATGCGATAAGGGTTCCTTTGTTCATCCCTTGAATGCCGCGTTTTAATATAATTTGGCCGCCTGCCTGTAATAATGCACCTTCTACTACACCATTAACAATGATATCCCCGTTGGCAATTACTTTATAACCTGTACGTACACTGCCTCTGATAGTAACATTACCATCGTATTCAATATCACCAGTAGAAGCATCAACGTCCCCTTTTATTTCATAAGAATCTGATACGTTTACTTTTTCACCAATTAATAATGCATGTCCATCTACCAAAGAGTATAAGGAACATCCATCTTCGGACAATTTTGTCTTTGATCCTGCCCTTAATATTTTATGTTCTACTCTATCCGGTTGGATTGCAGCTCCTACTACACTAATTCCTGGTCTCCCTTGGATCGCTGGCTCTAATTTTGCTAACAATCCTCCTTTGTTTACTCTACTAATGGTATCTAGCTGGTGAAAATCAACCGTACCATCTTCATTCTCTTTCGGTTTTCTTGTTAAATCTGTATTAAAAAAGTAAGTTATGATCGCATTTTTTCCTTGAACTGGTTCAGTACCACGTGCTAATACAATATCCTCTAAATAATTTCTTTCTTTTAAGAATGATTTTACATTCTCTTCAACAACCCCATATTTTACTCCTGCTTTTACGAGGTCATTAATTATTTCCGTGAAATTCATAACATTTCCATTTGGAGATGGCGGATAAAATCTTGCAACAGCCTCCATACGGTCATCTGAAATTGTTACCTTGACTCCTTCACCTTCTGGCATTCGAACAGTATTATTAAGCTTTACGATCTTAGTTTCCGTTAACCTAAGTAAAGCATCATTCACCACTACCTTGTCATAATCTATTCTACGCTTTGTTAAATACTCATCCAATTCGTTGAATAAAAAAGTTTTTCCTAATCCCTTCGCTGGAATTAACTGAAGGTAAGTGCCATCGTTATTCGATATCAGTTGAAATATTGCATTATCATTCGCCATTTAAATACTCTCCCTATACATTCATACTCTACAAGTTTCTTCATTTTCTTGCAGGCAATGCTGTCTCAAGAGTTTCTTCACTTACTGCCCCATAAATATATTTAAGTTATTACCTAACTTTTGTCTCATCTTTTGTAATGCCTTAGTATGCAGCTGTGATATTCTAGATTCAGACACTTCCAGTACTGCACTGATTTCTTTTAATGTTAAGTCCTCATAATAATAAAGGACAATAACTTTCTTTTCTTTTTCTGTCAGATACTCTAATGCCTTCACTAACATTGCTTTTAATTCTTGCTTTTCCATTACCTTCTCTGGTTGAGCATAATCTTCACTGGCAATACTTTCTACCTTAACTTCCCCTTGTTCCATATATTCATCTAAGGATACTAGGTTCGATATCTTCGTTTGATTCTGCCAAGTTTCTAGCTCTTCTGTAGTAATTTCAAGCTCTTTTGCCACTTCTTCATCCGTTGCTTGTCGGCCATACATAGTTTCCAATTTCTGATATGCCGCATCTAACCGTTTTTGTTTCTGTCTTAATGTTCTTGGAATCCAATCCATCTTACGGATTTGATCTAAGATTGCTCCACGGATACGAAGAGATGCATAAGTTTCGAATTTGGCTCCCTTTTCACAGTCAAATTTATCTATAGCATCGATTAAACCGAAGGTTCCATAACCAACCAAATCGTCATATTCCACATTATATCCTAAATAAATGCTGAGTCTTCCTGCTACAATCTTTACTAGATTCGCATACTCAATTATGATTTTTTCTCTGATGTCAGGAGTTCTCTTCTTACCGTATTCACCCCATAATTTTTGCTTTGTTTCAGCACTCATAGGCTATCTCTCCCCTGTATTAATTAACCTTCTATTGTAATGTAACTACTGTTTCGTCATTTACTTCTTCTATCGACGCTTCCGTTATTCCATCTTCAGATACTGCTTCTTCTTCTGCTGCTGCCTTAGCGGCCTTCATTTTAATTCGTTCCTGTTCGATATATGCGTCATTAGCAACCTTATTTGTTTTCAAAATGATTTTGCCTACAATTAATCCAATCACGTAAAAAACAATGAGTACACACAATACAATTCCCAGTGTTGAAATCAAATTATATCGATTCACAATACAGGTAATGCTTGCGATGACTCCTGCACATAACGTAACAATCGCAGGTATGTTCTTATTCTTCATAACAACTCCCATCTGTGTGCTCTAGCACGCATAATTGATAGCTTTATAAAAATTAGATTTTTTTTTGAGGCTTCCCAACAGACTTAATTAGTAATTCACTGGATTCTGGATTAAATTCAATGGTTCTACCGTAATTTAGACCGGTATCTTGAGCAAGAATTGGAATCCTTAATGAATTTAATTTTTCTTTTGTAGCTTCTACATTGCGCTCACCAACTCGAAGCATATCATTGTTACTACTAAAAGCAAACATCTGTGCTCCGCCGGCAATTTTCGCAACCAATGAAGAACGAGTAGCTCCAAGTACTAACAGACGTCGTACTAATTCATCAATACCGGTATCTGCAAATTTTGCTATGTTCTCATTGTTTTTTATTTTGGTACTATCAGGCAACATAACATGTACCATACCAGATACTTTTTTCCCTGGATCATATAATACAATTCCAACACAAGATCCAAGACCTAACGTCGTTATACTATCTGGAGGTTTACAAACATTCATGTCTGCCATACCAACTTTTATCATTTCCCCCATATTACACCTACATTCCTAATGAAGTTAAGATTGCGTTATAGGAATCCAGTGTTGGTATTAAAACAAAATATCCGTTAACTTCTAGATCCTTATCACCAAACTCAGTTTCAATTAATAGTGCCTTATCACTTATCTTTCCAAACTCGATTGCCGGTACACTAAGAATTGCTCCTGCCATATCGATTGCTAAATATGGTATGCTAGAGGTTATGGTCATGTTCGTTAAGGTAGATAGCGAAGATAGATATGCTCCAGCAATGATATTTCCAATCTCTTGTAATGCTGATAACTCTAGCTCTGTAAATTCATCTGAAACTTCACACATTCCTTGCATTAACAAGCGTACAATTGCTCTTGCTGGCTCTTGCTCAAGAATGAACATTATCATTCCATCAATATCACCGTCTAGCGTTAGGAGGATACCAACTACTACGTTCTCCGCACCTCCTATGACATCCGATAAATCCTTAAACTCT is a window of Lachnoclostridium phytofermentans ISDg DNA encoding:
- a CDS encoding DUF6115 domain-containing protein; its protein translation is MSTPQIILLIVGLAFIFLSFLLVERPKAGKGQSSSLGDNLNYELSEEEKNKIRRQVQAVIEQEMSDRIFDAEDKLNQLSNEKIMAVNEFSTGVLEKIEINNSEVVFLFQMLNEKEEELKSTFSKMETVRKDVKELLDKLSILMAERDKITTVTTNSEEHFESAEEKLKALEEAESMDFVHMEKSAKKSERTDTNLLVKKHKDEIINLYKKQYSIRDISKQLGLGQGEVKLVLDLYAN
- the rpsB gene encoding 30S ribosomal protein S2, which translates into the protein MSVISMKQLLEAGVHFGHQTRRWNPKMAEYIYTERNGIYIIDLQKSVGKVDEAYYAIKDVVANGGKVLFVGTKKQAQDSVKSEAERCGMYYVNERWLGGMLTNFKTIQSRIKRLKEIETMANDGTFEVLPKKEVIELKKEWEKLEKNLGGIKDMKEVPEAIFVVDPKKERICIQEAHNLGVKLIGIADTNCDPEELDHVIPGNDDAIRAVKLIVAKMADAVIEANQGVQLTDSTDVAEEATETVEA
- a CDS encoding FliA/WhiG family RNA polymerase sigma factor; its protein translation is MSAETKQKLWGEYGKKRTPDIREKIIIEYANLVKIVAGRLSIYLGYNVEYDDLVGYGTFGLIDAIDKFDCEKGAKFETYASLRIRGAILDQIRKMDWIPRTLRQKQKRLDAAYQKLETMYGRQATDEEVAKELEITTEELETWQNQTKISNLVSLDEYMEQGEVKVESIASEDYAQPEKVMEKQELKAMLVKALEYLTEKEKKVIVLYYYEDLTLKEISAVLEVSESRISQLHTKALQKMRQKLGNNLNIFMGQ
- a CDS encoding chemotaxis protein CheD; this translates as MGEMIKVGMADMNVCKPPDSITTLGLGSCVGIVLYDPGKKVSGMVHVMLPDSTKIKNNENIAKFADTGIDELVRRLLVLGATRSSLVAKIAGGAQMFAFSSNNDMLRVGERNVEATKEKLNSLRIPILAQDTGLNYGRTIEFNPESSELLIKSVGKPQKKI
- a CDS encoding chemotaxis protein CheC, whose protein sequence is MSDKDFNTINSMQFDVLKEIGNIGAGNATTALSKLLNAKVDMKVPKIELLEFKDLSDVIGGAENVVVGILLTLDGDIDGMIMFILEQEPARAIVRLLMQGMCEVSDEFTELELSALQEIGNIIAGAYLSSLSTLTNMTITSSIPYLAIDMAGAILSVPAIEFGKISDKALLIETEFGDKDLEVNGYFVLIPTLDSYNAILTSLGM
- a CDS encoding DUF342 domain-containing protein — protein: MANDNAIFQLISNNDGTYLQLIPAKGLGKTFLFNELDEYLTKRRIDYDKVVVNDALLRLTETKIVKLNNTVRMPEGEGVKVTISDDRMEAVARFYPPSPNGNVMNFTEIINDLVKAGVKYGVVEENVKSFLKERNYLEDIVLARGTEPVQGKNAIITYFFNTDLTRKPKENEDGTVDFHQLDTISRVNKGGLLAKLEPAIQGRPGISVVGAAIQPDRVEHKILRAGSKTKLSEDGCSLYSLVDGHALLIGEKVNVSDSYEIKGDVDASTGDIEYDGNVTIRGSVRTGYKVIANGDIIVNGVVEGALLQAGGQIILKRGIQGMNKGTLIASGNIVSKFIENAEVRTGGYLTSETLLHSRVSARGDVIVGGKKGLITGGEIRSGTMIHAKTAGSTMGTNTLLEVGVDPTIIEEYRRIEKELPNMNKELEQLTQNLLLYLKKFKGGENLPADKKLMIKAMSVNKDALEKNKAEAIARMEELQSFMDDNESGCIRISDTIYPGCKVVISNVVYYVRNETVHCSLVRDRADIKVGPY